The DNA window ATTCCGGCGGTGATGAACACCATCTGCGCACCGCGCAGGGCGTTCGCGATCTCCTCGCGGCTCTCCTCGGCGGAACGCTGGCCCTTTTCGGCGTCGGCGCCCGCGCCTCTGCCCATGGTCGTCTTCGCGCCTATCTGTATCTTGGTGGGCGCCTTGGACATAAGCAGCGCCTGCGCGTCCGTATTCACTGCCACGTATTCAACGCTCTCCACGCCCGACTTGATCATTCGGTTGACCGCGTTGCCGCCGCCTCCGCCTACGCCCACGCATTTTATGCATACTATCTGTTCGTCGTCGTTGATAAGTTCCATCGCCATTACCGAGAACCTCCCGTTTATTATAGTTTATTATTCGCTGCCTTCGCTCTCGCCTTCGGACGAGCCGTCGCCTTCCGACGAGGCGTCGCCTTCCGACGAGGCGTCGCCTTCCGACGAGCCCTCGCCTTCGGAGCCGCTTCCCTCGCTCGAGGAGGGCGAGCCCCTGCCGGCGTAGAGCTTGTCCCCCGACGTGACGTCGATGGTCCACTCGCCCACCGAGGGAAGCGAACCGTTGATCCACGTCTTGACCATCCGCACCTTATAATCGAGGTCGGAATCGCCGCCGAGTTTGGCCGTGACCCTGCCCTCGAGCTTCATATTTACGCTTATCGGACTGGTGAAGACAATATTATTGATATTTATTATATCATTTTCTTTCAATATCGTCAATAAGTCAAGCAATATTTTTTCTGAAATCTCGGAATCTGCCTTCGCAGTCTCCCCTTCATCCGTAATATCGAGTGTTATACCGCTTAAAACAGGTGTCGTTTCCGGCTCGACGGAGGTTATCTCCATAACGCGAAGTTCCTTTGAAAGCAGCGCCCAGCGATGTTCGCCGACGAGACAGCAGCATGACGGCTCCGCCTCGACGACCTTTATCGTCACGGTCGACGGCAGTTCGCGAACGACCTGCACCTCGGAAACGTAAGGCAGCGCCTTGAGTATCTTCTCTTTTATTG is part of the Clostridia bacterium genome and encodes:
- a CDS encoding FtsQ-type POTRA domain-containing protein; the encoded protein is MKQRTQAAASEKLREYNARRKKKYRRRRKTAVYLILLLLVCVVCLILSLTVFFNASQIKVSGNSRYTEAQVVKASGVETGDNLLRMSKSAIKEKILKALPYVSEVQVVRELPSTVTIKVVEAEPSCCCLVGEHRWALLSKELRVMEITSVEPETTPVLSGITLDITDEGETAKADSEISEKILLDLLTILKENDIININNIVFTSPISVNMKLEGRVTAKLGGDSDLDYKVRMVKTWINGSLPSVGEWTIDVTSGDKLYAGRGSPSSSEGSGSEGEGSSEGDASSEGDASSEGDGSSEGESEGSE